In Setaria italica strain Yugu1 chromosome I, Setaria_italica_v2.0, whole genome shotgun sequence, the genomic window ataaaatttCAGGTTGATGACTTCGCATAAAAATTAGGAGGATTCTATTCATGATGTACAACCTCtcacaaaaaaaatgcatttgtGCCCATGTCTCGTGTCTCTTTTCAGTGTTTCCTCGTGATGCTGCTAGAACACCCTGTGAAGTGTGATAACTCAGTCGGAACTCGGACGTAGTAAGTAGCAACATTGCCCATTTTACTATTGCAAtcatatttttatttaattttggaGTACTTTTTTAGATGAGGCTTTATTCCCATGTTGAACTAAGGCTCAGGCAGTCAGGCTTATAGAAAGCCACATAGAACAGGGTCCTGGATTTTGCACAGCAATGTGCAAAGAACCATTAATTATTATAACTGAAATGGTGAAATGAAGACAGAATGGCAGGAATTAACATTGGAATTCCTTTTAGCATGATGTGCTATATGTATAGCACAATATGAACAGAGTCGTAATGAGTAATGAGAATTCGGCAGATCCTAGATAGATTTGAGTTATTTCTTTAGGAATCGAATAgcagaaagaaataaaaatctaACAATACAATACATAATTGCCCCCAAATTATTTGGACAGACACATTACAAAAAGGGTGGAACTGCTATCATAAAGGCATGGAGTTTCCTGCCAAGAGAAAGAAACAAGTTAAAGTGAGTTTTGTTACAGTAAGGTGTTAAGtgcaaatcaaagctcaaaggaATCCCAAAAGCATGCACAACGATCATTTAACCAATCCTGGAAGAGAACAAAACTGGAACATGTAACTGTACTTAAACGTCAAAGCTAATTTCATAAGCAAATTGCATAAATTTACAATTAATAGTTTCCATGGTAAGGTAGTGGATCACTCAAGTATTGTgaaccattatataaaataatcaCAGCACTGCAACGAATGACCTGATCTACACTTTCATTCAGACGACCATCCATATATAGAGCATATATCAATCATTTCTCACTAATAGTCCAGCCATTATATTAGTTCTACAGAAGTTCTTTGCTCTCAAGTTCATTTGTGCTATTTATTAAAATGAAGTGTAGTTTGCATGAGTTGGGGCCCTGGGTACCAAGAAAGCCAGTGTATAAACTCATTTTTTTAGTGATAACCTAGTTTTAGCATATTTTATCATGGAGATCCATGCTGCATCAAAACAGAAGTGCCAAGGTGATGTATTGAACTAGGGGAAGCGATAGAAACAATAGTGAAACAAGATTTTGAAGTTCACTGAAGATATGCTATGCTACTAAATCATTTGCTATATTTAGTTTGCCAATCACTTGAATCACTACATCTACAAACCCATCAAGGCATGCAAGATCAGTGCCAGGAATCTCAAAGGTATCTATAACACCAGGCAAAGAAATCAGTAAACAAGTAGCACAACGTTTTCACAAGGTATAATATATGAATGGTCATCATTTGTGCATAGCCCATGTGTATAAGTGTATTCCTTTAGGATAAATGAAAATCATCAAAGACTGCCATTCCTAAATAGAAATAGAACAAAACCAAGCTTATTAAGTAAAATAGTCAGGAAAAGCATGGAAGTGAATATATTCTGGAGTCAAGGAAAAGCATGAAAATGAACATTTACACGATGATACCTAATGTCCTAATATGCAAGAGATGCGCATAAATATCCATCTGAAATTACCAGTTGCCTACAGAatagaaaaattcggcaaaaaaaTCCCGCCTCCCCTGCAATCTTAGAGCCAGAATTTGCGCACTTAGTTACAGTAGCAAATCCTAACATACCATCCATCAGAATAACAGGACCGTATCCAATCAAATCAAACAACTAACTTGGCCCAAACAGCCAATCTACAATGCTTAAAACTCAAAGAAACTACATTGCAAAGATCAGGGTAGCTGACGAGCACaacttgtcggggatagatccgcagtacccgcaaggaaggaagaagatgactcctactaggattcccctgtaatcctactaggactcataccatgtaatcatactaggactcataccatgtaatcatactaggactcctaccttgtaaccgactagtaatcccaccccctgagtatataaaggagggcatgAATCCCTAGATAGGTAGtcaaagacctcatagaaccacaaaagaggatcaaatcctcaacaccaaacaatacccaagcgcaggacgcaatatacaacaccccaaacaggatgtagggtattacgctactgtACGTAGGATACCAAGTAAAGTTAGCATGTAAAAATTCCTTTTGTATAACTTATTTTAGCCTATTTGATCAGCAAGATCAATGCTGAAGCAAAGGGTAAAATCAGTGCCAAGTTGATGTTTGGAGATACAGAAAGCAACTGAAGCATAAGTGAAAACAAGGTTTCACTGGTAAATTGTTCACTGAAGAGATGCTACGCAGTTAAATTATTTGCTACATTTTGTTTGTTAATCACTTGAATCAGTACACTAGGAACCTCAAAGATATCTGTGACACAATGCATACCAGTCAGCACTAGCGAAGTACCACAATGTTTTCACAAGGTATAACAAATGGGCATAATTTACACGTGATCAATTTGTTATGCATTGGAAAagatgaaaatcataaagagaCTCTGCCATTCCTAAATAGAGACAAAACAAAGCCAAGCTTATCGAGTTAAATATAGTCAGGAAAAGAATGGGAGCCAACATTTTTTGCAAAGACACCTAATATGCAAGAGATGAGTAAGAATAACCACCCGAAATTGCCAGTTACATACAAAACGGCAAAATTGAGCAAAAGATTCCATCCCTGGAATTCAACAGCAAAAATTGTGCTTTCGGTTACAGTGTCCATTGCTAATCCACATTCCTTCAGAACAGTAGGATCATATATTCATATCCAATCAAATCAAACAACTAACTAGGCTAAAGAGCCAATCCACCACGCTTAAAACTAGCTAGGATCCACAGAAACTACACTGCAAACATACATATACACATATCGAGTTTCAAGCAGATTGCAGTTAGCAACTTAGCATGCAGAAGTCAGAGCACCGGAACGAGCGACCCCTGCTCCCAGCCTCACCGAACCTAGACAACCCATTGGACCATATCCTGTCCTTCCAAGAACATGTAAGGAAGAACCGCACCTTGGGGGACGAGACACCAGCTCCGAGACTCAGACGCGATGGCCGACTGCAGCCTCGCGGACGCGACAGCGCTGTGGAGCGGCAGCGCGGAGAGCAACCCATCGGACACAAGCGGTAACCTGCAACGCCAACCATACACCAAAGCACGGCGGCCGCGTTTTACGTACAGCTAGTGTGAGCGCGAGAAAAGGAGATGTGGGAAGAGGAGACGACGCGTGGGGGAGGATGGAGGGCGCGTACCTGTTGATGCAGGAGGCGCGGCGAGAGGCGGGGAGGCAGCTGCGGTGGAGGAGGGAGTAGGAGACGGCGCGGGCTAAGGCCCTAGatcgggcggcgacggcggtggccgcCATTGCTGTAGTTGTGCGGAGGACCAAATTGCGGCGGAGGGCAGCAGAGGGAAGGGGATGGGATGGGCTTTTACACCGTGGCCGAAGAGGGGTTTTGGAACTTTGGGCTTTTACAGCCACTGTGGCTTTGGGCCACGTTGGCCCAGGACTAGAGCCGAATTCCGGCCCAATATCTACGACATGTTTGGTTTGTGACCCAATGAGTTGGGCTAAATTTTGGTCATGCCAAAACACAGGACACAGGGTACGTCTATCTATCACCGCACACGCGATAAGTTGTAAGGAGCAGCCTACTAAATAGATATCCCACCAATTATAACTTACCACGTGCTTGCTCCCCACTAATCTAGcccatgagatgttccatgcATGCACCTACATATATATACTccatattatgtctagatacatagaaaaactatatatctagaaaatgtaaaatgatctacaatacTAAAGAGAGGGAGTAGCAATTTAAGAATCATTATCACAAAAGGAAGCACCATGTTGTAATAGTGTATAACTTCGATTAATATGATGAACAAGTATGTCATGAAAAAGCTTCATTGCAAatggtgcaatgcaatgcatgaccTTAATTCTATCCACACATCGCAAGGAAGGAGGTGATGGCTGCAACCATATTGCTTTGCTATATTTGAATGTGCATAGCTGTACCCGTACTTACCACATCAATTTGGCTACAGTTTCTTCATATGCATATAACAACCCAAATGCAAGGTTGCAATGCATGAATTTCATATACTTTAAATTTAACTTCAAGAGTAAAGCCTCACGAGAAAAAAAGATACTTCAAAAAAAGATACTTCAATATAAAGTTAATTTTCAGATTTATGTGACTAGTGTGAGGTACTAAAAATTAAGTGGAGGCAATTCAAATAACAAATTTAAAGCGAGTAGACCGCCATGCTATTTTTACTTGCCTTTACTGAAGATGAAAAATGTAGTACCCAACCCAATATATTATAGTAGTGGAAGTTGTTGACTCATATTGCATAGTTGCAGGTGTATTTTGTGAGTTTAGTAACACAATTGAAGTTTAGGGGGTGAGAGGTAACTTATAATCCTTGTCGCTCTGAACATAGCACATCGgtgttaacccttttacacgaagagATGATGAAAATATAAGATAGGTGATATGCATATGCGAGCTCATTCCACGTGAGGAGTTGGGCATAAGAAAATTTTGGACACTAGGTGTTACATATGGTATTCGTAGTATGAATCCTTGTTGCATCTGCATGTGGATAGGCATATGGCATGACTGTGTATGAGGGTGGTTCTAAGCGTTTACTGCATATGTGGTGAGGTGCCAAAAGCATCAACTTTAAGATGTGGTGAATGTAATACCCCAGCATGATATACCATAGTAGTGGAAGTGTTGGCCCATGGCCTAGTTGTAGTTGTAATTTGTGGGTTTAGTGCCACCTTGACAGTTAATTCTCACATGAAAATAAAAGATAACTAGATCTtaaaaatttccaaaaaaaacaaTATCAATCTTGTAGATTTTAATCATCATAGTGATGGGATCTAttatatttctaaaaaaattacgtacctttatattataaaatagtctaaagtaacaccttgaacctatatctaaattaagAACCTCTGTCATTACAGAAAATAATCTTTCGAGCGTACCACAACTTAACGAGCTGCAAGTCAGCGGGGATAACCATAGATAGGCGTGATAACAGTGACACAGAGGAGATCCAAGATAAATAAAGATAGACAGCGGACTAGCTAGTTGGGAGGAGAACGAGACGAGACTAGGTTCCTAATATGAACTATCCAATTGGGTCAACTTCTAATAGAGACTAAACCAGATATGACAACGGCTAAAGAATCCATATCCTAATTCACTCTCTTAACTTCGGGCGCCCGAGGCACCACCACTTGCGGAAAGGGATGAGAAGGGAAGTGGTACCGCCTACCCCCTAAGTCCTACAGTCTAGAACTAACGTGGTGGGCTACGTAGGccggacagggctgtcaccacctgccggcTACCACAACTATTGCGTTGAACTGGGTGCAAATCAAGTCAGAGATAGTTCTAGGTTCCACACCTACAACTAGCCACTGAGATATCCTCCAGAAATCCTACAAAGGAACCTCCTTGTCCAATCACAACAATTGGACTCAGACATGAAAACCACTAAGAGAGATTCTAAACATAAATCAACTAGAGCCAAAGCTAACCCACTATAGTCTAAACTAGAAATATTGCAACTAAAATAAAGTAGATGCTGAATTGAATTGACTCAATGAAAGATAGAACTTGAACTTATATTAATAACTCAAGTCTTGCAAAAGGATAAAGGGAAAGATATAAGAGCTTATACCAGAACTTTCAAAGACTTCTTCGGGACCCCTGACGTGAAGCTCGACTTGACTCTAACTCCCAACTAAACTATTCTAACTCTACTAAGTAGCGAATGGTAGTGGAGAGCTCCTTCCTGGTGTGTCGTGAAATCCCTCTATTTATAGCACCTAGGAGGCAGGGGGTACTTGTAGGGATCGAGGAGAGGCGGTTGGTGGTGGGTCCCTAGGTTGGCCGAACTGACCAGGCCAATTGACCCTAGGATCCACCACCTCTACCTAATCAACGCCTCAGAATAGCTCCTGGACATCAGTTTCTTGGATGCAGTTAGGTGGTTGTGCTCCGTGGAGGCCACAGACTTGGTCAGCCAAAGTGGATAGGTCGGCAGAAACTATGCCCGAAGTTGTCCATTGCACCCCCTTATCATGTGGATGCTTGGATGAGTCACTGGGTAGGTTGTTCGgtgagaattgcttgacttgtaGGCCCATGGATCCAAGTGAGTCACACTCGAGCCTCTGATCAAACCATCATTCATCAACGCGTGGGATTTGTCTTGAGTGTGTTTCTTTATGCATGGACCAGAAGGAAGCAATATGGTTGGGTCGGCCGACGTGGTGGGTTCGGCCGACCTAACCATTATGCCCAGATTCGGTGCAGAGTTCGTCCTCCTGCTTCCTGCAACAAATAATCACCAAAGCTCATGAAAATTTGTTATTCAAATAAAAATATGTCTATGGATTGGTTCATGCTTCATTATTTTTGAGGATTTGATCGTTGAATTTTTAGTATTATGACTATAAACAAACACCAAGGTAgcacagatcattgaaactagACTAGATGTATGTAGCCTTCAGTATTAAAAGTTGAAGCACGAAGCGCATAAGTGTCCACTCCATCCCATAGCCCTTTGAGTCATAAATGGTTCTTGGTTGCCTTCCTTAGTGTCTTGAAATTATGTAATCCTTTATCACCCCATAGCAACACTTCCAATTTAACATGGCACAATAGTTCCTACATTAATTAAATACAACATTTGGCATGTTCATTACACAACACCACTAATGGGTTGGTGGTGTGGGTACCGCCCCTCGTGCGTCCGCACCTAAAGCTTTTTAGTGCCAGTCCCTAGATCAGTAATTGGCACTGACATTAGTTGGAATGATTATCAAAGTAGGGATCAGAGGATAGAAAAAAGAAGGAATTAAAGCAGTGTTAACTCACCTTTTAAGGGATAATTTAACAGCAATCACGATGGTGCTTAGGGCTTCTAGAAGACCTAGAAAACAAGCAAGATTGAGTACTTTTGCCAGAAGTACTAAGCAATTATGTTAACGTTGCAAATTAATGACTTGCAAGGGAATTCGTGGGAAGTTCTAGTGTTTATTCGCGAAAATGCCATTTTATGCAAAGTGTTACATTGTTTGGATTATTTCTAAAAGAAAATAAGTTTTTATGTATATTTGTTGCTTTGGCCCTAGGGGGGGTCAGGACCTCCCCTGCTATGCCCAGATTTTATTAGCAGCGACCGGCAGGGTCCTGCCATTACAAGGACAACTATCTTCCTACTGTCTATTTTATTGTAAAGGGTGAGGCTAATCAAGAGAGCTTTAACCAAGTGGGTTCTTGACTGAGAACTATGACTATTTGAATAGATTAATTAACTCTGCAGAGCTTGTACTTTGTCCATACGATCGGGTAGCCCATACCAAGGCCTTTGGCGGTGCTACCCTATGAGACCCATACCCACCAGCGTCTATCTCTAGACAGCATCATTTGGTTCCATTAACAAATG contains:
- the LOC101755984 gene encoding uncharacterized protein LOC101755984 gives rise to the protein MAATAVAARSRALARAVSYSLLHRSCLPASRRASCINRLPLVSDGLLSALPLHSAVASARLQSAIASESRSWCLVPQGNSMPL